The Oculatellaceae cyanobacterium genome contains a region encoding:
- a CDS encoding GH3 auxin-responsive promoter family protein, with the protein MLRLIIKLFAHIIAPVSDKFYQALANPQAVQKIVQKEIIQRLVKSEYGNYLGIQSINDWEHIPIVEYEDIQKWINSGVSHKSLLTPEPIIFYEKTSGSRSAAKLIPYTKSLRKSFSQMFCVWAYDLIINGTDFSTGKIYFCISPKLGDSATTHQGVNVGLEDDSEYLDGWLRWLINLFIVSPPGINRICAPLIFKDKLAQTLLLEEDLEIISIWNPSFLKVHLDYIQANQQRLAEQLQNKISTERYQLLLEDKINWSKLWSELKLISCWDSVHAKEQANYLRSLFPNVMVQGKGLLATEAPMTIPLIKAQGCVPILNEVFFEFEHQGNIYHLHQLEKGKAYSIIISQKGGLYRYRIGDRIRVTHYYLETPCLEFLGRTETTSDLVGEKLHEDFVRDILNQLPLEKTFFQSLVPVRIPTDNYLLLLDQANLPAEIIAQLLDRELMRSHHYQQARLLGQLSPPQVLISEQIPEIITNYKIRQGMKWGDIKHQLLVTTPIDQELLNLLNYA; encoded by the coding sequence ATGCTGCGTTTAATAATTAAGCTTTTCGCTCATATTATCGCGCCTGTGAGTGATAAATTTTATCAAGCTTTAGCAAACCCTCAAGCTGTCCAAAAAATAGTCCAGAAAGAAATTATTCAGCGTCTTGTTAAAAGTGAATATGGTAATTATCTCGGTATTCAATCAATTAATGATTGGGAACACATACCCATAGTTGAATATGAAGATATCCAGAAATGGATTAACTCAGGAGTTTCTCATAAAAGTTTGCTAACTCCTGAACCTATAATATTTTATGAAAAAACTTCTGGAAGTCGTAGCGCCGCTAAGTTAATTCCTTATACAAAATCTTTGCGGAAATCTTTTAGCCAGATGTTTTGTGTTTGGGCGTACGATTTAATAATTAATGGCACAGACTTTTCTACTGGTAAAATATATTTTTGTATTTCTCCTAAATTAGGGGATTCTGCTACTACTCATCAAGGTGTTAACGTCGGTTTAGAAGATGATTCAGAATATTTGGATGGTTGGTTAAGGTGGTTGATAAATTTATTTATAGTTTCTCCACCTGGAATTAATCGCATCTGTGCTCCTCTAATTTTTAAAGATAAACTAGCTCAAACTCTATTATTAGAAGAAGATTTAGAAATTATCTCGATTTGGAATCCCAGTTTTTTAAAGGTTCATTTAGATTATATCCAAGCTAATCAACAAAGACTTGCTGAACAACTACAAAATAAAATTTCAACGGAACGCTATCAACTACTATTAGAAGATAAAATTAATTGGTCAAAACTTTGGTCTGAACTAAAACTTATTTCCTGCTGGGATAGCGTCCATGCTAAGGAACAAGCAAATTATTTACGATCGCTCTTTCCTAATGTCATGGTACAAGGTAAAGGACTACTGGCGACAGAAGCACCGATGACGATTCCTTTAATTAAGGCGCAAGGATGTGTCCCTATACTAAATGAGGTGTTTTTTGAATTTGAACATCAAGGAAATATTTATCACCTTCACCAACTCGAAAAGGGAAAAGCTTACTCGATCATTATTTCTCAGAAGGGAGGATTATATCGTTATCGAATAGGCGATCGCATTCGCGTTACCCATTATTATTTAGAAACACCATGCCTAGAATTTTTGGGACGGACTGAAACTACAAGTGATTTAGTAGGGGAAAAACTACACGAGGATTTTGTGCGAGATATCCTTAACCAGTTACCCCTAGAGAAAACCTTTTTTCAAAGCTTAGTACCTGTCAGGATACCAACAGATAATTATTTACTCTTGCTAGATCAAGCAAATCTACCTGCTGAGATCATAGCTCAACTATTGGATCGGGAATTGATGCGATCGCACCACTACCAACAAGCGCGTCTTCTCGGTCAACTTTCCCCACCCCAGGTGTTAATCTCAGAACAAATACCTGAAATTATCACTAATTACAAAATACGTCAGGGTATGAAGTGGGGAGACATAAAACACCAACTTTTAGTTACCACACCAATTGATCAAGAACTTTTAAATCTGCTAAATTATGCTTAG
- a CDS encoding aromatic ring-hydroxylating dioxygenase subunit alpha produces MKFEDFWYVVALSRELKPNQVLSRTVLGEWLAIFRGDDGKSVALRDRCMHRNSRLSRGKVCQGNLQCPYHGWVYDKNGKVVAVPAEGNNFKMLDSRQAKLYQTKEQDGYVYVRLTDQPSEEFDPFIMPYYGEPGWETVRVINRFHNNVTNCAENFIDIPHTASVHPGVFRTPRKQKLEMTVERRNGSVLVDYRNETTNLGWYTRFLNPKGDEIKHTDSFYMPNITSVEYNMGAHRRFFITSQSIPETENSTLVYTDVTFNYGILNKIARPFVRWTAQHIINQDVEIMGIQQEVIEKYGTHFSNTSADTIHVFVESIRNKIEAGEDPRQLVDKSVKVNFWV; encoded by the coding sequence GTGAAATTTGAGGATTTTTGGTATGTAGTTGCACTCAGCAGAGAATTAAAACCTAATCAAGTGTTGAGTCGCACTGTTTTAGGGGAATGGTTAGCGATATTTCGGGGAGATGACGGTAAAAGTGTAGCATTGCGCGATCGCTGTATGCACAGAAACAGCCGTCTCTCACGCGGTAAAGTTTGTCAAGGAAATTTGCAATGTCCTTATCACGGTTGGGTTTATGACAAAAACGGCAAAGTTGTCGCCGTACCCGCAGAAGGAAATAATTTTAAAATGCTTGATTCTCGTCAAGCAAAATTATATCAAACTAAAGAACAAGATGGTTATGTTTATGTGAGATTAACCGACCAACCTAGCGAGGAATTTGATCCTTTTATCATGCCTTATTATGGCGAACCTGGATGGGAAACAGTAAGAGTAATTAACCGTTTTCATAATAACGTTACCAACTGTGCAGAAAACTTTATAGATATCCCACATACAGCTTCCGTACATCCAGGCGTATTTCGCACACCTCGCAAGCAAAAGCTAGAAATGACAGTGGAGAGGCGCAATGGTTCAGTATTAGTAGATTATCGCAATGAAACTACTAACTTAGGCTGGTATACGCGCTTTCTTAATCCTAAAGGTGACGAAATTAAACACACCGATAGCTTTTATATGCCAAACATTACCAGTGTTGAATATAACATGGGAGCGCATAGAAGATTTTTTATCACCAGTCAATCTATCCCAGAAACAGAAAACTCGACGCTTGTTTACACAGATGTCACATTCAATTATGGAATTTTAAATAAAATTGCCCGTCCCTTTGTACGCTGGACTGCTCAACATATTATTAACCAAGATGTTGAAATCATGGGTATTCAACAAGAAGTTATAGAAAAATATGGTACTCACTTCTCTAACACGTCCGCCGATACAATCCATGTTTTTGTTGAATCAATTAGAAACAAAATTGAGGCGGGAGAAGATCCACGACAACTTGTAGATAAGTCGGTAAAAGTAAACTTCTGGGTTTAA
- a CDS encoding GNAT family N-acetyltransferase produces the protein MTTELIVRSATPADVPAIFNLIQALAEYEKLSDAVTGNPENLEQHLFGSKPYAEAIIAEYEEKSVGFALFFHNYSTFLTQPGIYLEDLFVLPEYRRQGIGKALLTYLAKLAVSRDCGRLEWSVLDWNESAIAFYKSMGASILDEWRICRVNGESLTIMANQALAISQSI, from the coding sequence ATGACCACTGAATTAATTGTACGTTCAGCTACACCTGCTGATGTCCCTGCAATATTTAACTTAATTCAAGCTTTAGCAGAATACGAAAAGCTTTCCGATGCTGTCACAGGAAATCCTGAAAACCTAGAACAACATTTGTTTGGCAGTAAACCTTATGCAGAAGCTATTATAGCAGAATATGAAGAAAAATCAGTAGGTTTTGCTTTATTTTTCCATAATTATTCGACATTTTTAACTCAACCAGGAATCTATTTAGAAGACTTATTTGTATTACCAGAATATCGCCGTCAGGGTATTGGTAAAGCTTTGCTGACCTACTTAGCTAAATTAGCTGTATCCCGTGATTGTGGACGTTTAGAGTGGAGTGTTTTAGACTGGAATGAATCTGCGATCGCATTCTATAAAAGTATGGGAGCATCAATATTAGATGAGTGGCGCATTTGTCGAGTTAATGGTGAATCACTCACTATCATGGCAAATCAAGCACTCGCTATATCTCAGAGCATTTAA
- a CDS encoding MHYT domain-containing protein produces MLHAGVAMASTYDWRLVALSVLIAVIASYTALDLAGRVTAAQGKARIGWLTGGAIAMGTGIWAMHFVGMLAFEVPLQVSYDLLIVVISMLAAIAASGLALFLVSGAALGISRLLGGSLFMGVGIATMHYTGMVAMQIDAITVYNPLLVAVSVAIAIVVSMVALWLAFQLRNANTDVGRWRKIGSAIVMGAAVPSMHYTGMAAASFIPINTNETFHATVNSLILAISIGIATLIILGLALLTAFFDRRISAEVLRSEIFESSEKRFRAMIQNLQVAVILVSAELEIIISNQAAINLLGLTEHDLSGKVCLNLSNNVIQEDGTEFPQQLQPIAQAIVTRQPVHHVVMGVYHPVTLNLIWLLVNADPQFAVDGSINRVICTFSDITKSKQDEAAKRESEQRFRQIAENIGEVFWMTDLQQQRMVYVSPAYQQVWGRSCESLYQEQKSFLDAIHPEDQGRILAAFSKQVSGEYNEEYRIIQPDGSIRWINDRAFPVYNESGEVYRITGIAADITERKQAEEKVRQSEAQYRHLAQREALLNSLANQIRTTLDLPKILETAVNEIRNLLQIHRCNFQWYRTDVEPNYFELIQQACETTIADVCHYDLLKQVPALGEQIVKLNFFRSDSLSTDSNLDANSRERIAYLGLTALLALVVPTKTGKTGVIICEHYNQPRPWNDYEIELLKAVTDQLAIAIDQAEIYTTSRFAATTAQVQAAQLQKALADLQQTQAQLIQTEKMSSLGQMVAGVAHEINNPVNFIQGNLQHINNYAQDLLELSELYQQRFPDPGTEILEKFEEIDWEFLKDDLPKCLSSMKVGTSRIREIVLSLRNFSRLDEAEMKLVDLHEGIDSTLLILKHRWQAKAGNIGIQIVKKYGNLPMVECYAGQLNQVLMNILANAIDALDNQESPRIITISTELSLENSSVHYQLHQQIKNSNSPTALIRISDNGQGMTEEVKKRIFDPFFTTKKIGDGTGLGLSISYQIVVDKHKGKLECISAPGKGTEFIIEIPLQQQNQYSTTTVAVTTE; encoded by the coding sequence ATGCTCCATGCAGGTGTAGCAATGGCTAGCACTTATGACTGGCGCTTAGTTGCACTGTCAGTATTAATTGCGGTGATCGCCTCTTATACGGCTTTAGATCTCGCTGGCAGAGTGACAGCAGCCCAAGGGAAAGCCCGAATCGGTTGGCTAACTGGCGGTGCGATCGCAATGGGAACTGGCATTTGGGCGATGCACTTTGTGGGAATGTTAGCTTTTGAAGTGCCGCTTCAAGTAAGCTATGACCTTTTAATAGTAGTAATTTCCATGCTGGCTGCGATCGCTGCATCTGGCTTGGCGTTGTTTTTGGTAAGTGGGGCTGCTTTAGGAATTTCTCGGTTGCTAGGCGGCAGCCTGTTTATGGGAGTAGGTATTGCTACTATGCACTACACAGGCATGGTGGCTATGCAGATAGATGCAATCACTGTGTATAACCCGTTGTTAGTAGCAGTGTCGGTAGCGATCGCGATCGTCGTTTCTATGGTTGCTTTGTGGTTGGCATTTCAGCTACGCAACGCTAATACAGATGTCGGTAGGTGGCGTAAAATCGGTAGTGCGATCGTCATGGGTGCGGCTGTACCTTCGATGCACTATACAGGTATGGCAGCAGCTAGTTTTATACCTATTAATACCAATGAGACATTCCATGCCACAGTTAACAGTTTAATCCTGGCGATTTCTATTGGAATTGCTACTTTAATCATCCTTGGTTTAGCTTTACTAACAGCGTTTTTTGATCGTCGCATCTCTGCGGAAGTTTTGAGGTCAGAAATATTTGAAAGTAGCGAAAAACGCTTCCGCGCGATGATTCAAAATTTGCAAGTAGCTGTAATACTGGTGAGTGCGGAATTAGAAATAATTATTAGCAATCAAGCTGCGATTAACTTGCTAGGCTTAACTGAACATGATCTCTCAGGCAAAGTTTGTCTGAATTTAAGTAATAACGTCATTCAAGAAGATGGCACAGAATTTCCGCAACAACTTCAACCAATAGCACAAGCGATCGTTACCCGTCAGCCAGTACATCACGTAGTAATGGGTGTTTATCATCCGGTAACACTAAATTTAATTTGGTTGCTAGTTAATGCAGATCCCCAATTCGCGGTTGATGGCAGTATTAACCGAGTGATCTGCACTTTTAGTGATATTACTAAAAGTAAACAAGACGAAGCTGCTAAACGAGAAAGTGAACAACGCTTCCGTCAAATAGCAGAAAATATCGGTGAAGTTTTCTGGATGACTGATTTACAACAGCAGCGAATGGTTTATGTCAGTCCTGCATATCAGCAAGTTTGGGGGCGTAGCTGCGAAAGTTTGTATCAGGAACAAAAGTCTTTCTTAGATGCGATCCATCCAGAAGATCAAGGGCGAATACTTGCTGCTTTTTCCAAACAAGTTAGCGGAGAGTATAATGAAGAATATAGAATTATTCAGCCTGATGGTTCAATTCGTTGGATCAACGATCGCGCTTTTCCAGTTTACAACGAGTCAGGAGAAGTATACAGGATTACAGGAATTGCCGCAGATATTACCGAACGTAAGCAAGCAGAAGAAAAAGTCCGACAATCAGAAGCTCAATATCGTCACTTAGCTCAACGGGAAGCATTACTTAATAGTTTAGCTAACCAAATTCGCACCACTTTAGATCTGCCTAAAATTCTTGAAACCGCAGTTAATGAAATCCGGAATTTATTACAGATTCATCGGTGTAATTTTCAGTGGTATCGCACAGATGTTGAGCCAAATTATTTTGAATTAATTCAACAAGCTTGTGAGACAACCATTGCTGATGTTTGTCACTACGACTTGCTTAAACAAGTCCCAGCACTGGGTGAACAAATTGTTAAACTTAATTTCTTTCGTTCCGATAGTCTTTCTACAGATAGTAATTTAGATGCTAATAGTAGAGAGAGAATAGCTTACTTAGGTTTAACTGCTCTCCTGGCGCTGGTAGTTCCAACTAAAACTGGTAAAACTGGTGTCATAATTTGCGAGCATTACAATCAGCCTCGCCCTTGGAATGATTATGAGATAGAACTTTTAAAAGCAGTTACAGACCAATTAGCGATCGCAATTGACCAAGCAGAAATTTACACCACAAGTCGTTTTGCTGCGACTACCGCCCAAGTGCAAGCTGCACAACTCCAAAAAGCTTTAGCTGATCTCCAGCAAACTCAAGCCCAATTAATTCAGACAGAAAAAATGTCTAGCTTGGGTCAAATGGTAGCTGGCGTAGCTCACGAAATCAATAATCCTGTCAACTTTATTCAAGGTAATTTACAACACATTAATAACTACGCACAAGATTTGTTAGAGCTTTCTGAACTATACCAACAGCGCTTTCCCGATCCTGGTACGGAAATTTTAGAGAAGTTTGAGGAAATAGATTGGGAATTTTTAAAAGATGATTTACCAAAATGTCTTTCCTCTATGAAAGTGGGTACTTCTCGGATCAGAGAAATTGTTTTATCTTTGCGTAATTTCTCGCGCTTGGATGAAGCAGAGATGAAGCTTGTTGATCTTCACGAAGGTATTGATAGTACCCTGCTAATTTTGAAACATAGATGGCAAGCAAAAGCAGGTAATATTGGTATTCAAATCGTAAAAAAATATGGTAATCTACCAATGGTAGAATGCTATGCTGGACAACTCAATCAAGTATTAATGAATATTTTGGCTAATGCAATTGATGCACTAGATAACCAAGAGTCTCCAAGAATTATTACTATTAGTACAGAATTAAGCTTAGAAAATTCATCTGTACATTACCAGTTGCATCAACAAATAAAAAATTCTAATTCGCCAACTGCTTTAATACGGATTAGTGATAATGGACAGGGAATGACTGAAGAAGTTAAAAAACGCATATTTGATCCATTTTTTACCACTAAAAAAATCGGTGATGGTACAGGGTTGGGCTTGTCAATTAGCTATCAAATTGTGGTGGACAAGCACAAGGGTAAATTAGAGTGTATTTCAGCCCCAGGGAAGGGTACAGAGTTCATTATTGAAATTCCTCTACAGCAGCAAAATCAGTACTCTACTACTACGGTGGCTGTGACTACAGAGTGA
- a CDS encoding DapH/DapD/GlmU-related protein: MTLLSIILSLFPTLVMLMAGASFTWMCFYPNIFSILALIFSLYCLPLLAYWIHQHFYPVKEGISYLVGQQYSPWWGSHQIQVIYIAFPALETLLRLIPGAFSLWLRLWGSQVGKGVYWTPALEIADRGLIEIGDRVVFGHRITILSHAIKPKKQNLMLYVKKVKIGNNVFLGAGSHLAPGVVIEDGSYIPVATNIYLNKKTKQP, encoded by the coding sequence ATGACCCTTCTCAGTATCATCCTTTCTTTATTTCCCACATTAGTAATGCTGATGGCGGGGGCATCTTTTACATGGATGTGTTTCTATCCAAATATCTTTAGTATTTTAGCTTTAATTTTTTCTTTATATTGCTTGCCGCTATTAGCATATTGGATTCATCAACATTTTTATCCTGTTAAGGAGGGGATTAGTTATTTAGTTGGTCAACAGTATTCGCCTTGGTGGGGGAGTCATCAAATCCAAGTAATTTATATTGCATTTCCAGCTTTAGAAACACTATTACGTTTAATTCCTGGCGCTTTTTCTTTATGGTTGAGGTTATGGGGTTCTCAGGTTGGTAAGGGTGTTTATTGGACTCCTGCACTAGAAATAGCCGATCGCGGATTAATTGAAATAGGCGATCGCGTAGTTTTTGGACATCGTATTACTATACTTTCCCATGCCATTAAACCAAAGAAACAAAATTTGATGTTGTATGTAAAAAAGGTAAAAATTGGTAATAATGTCTTTTTAGGTGCTGGTTCTCATTTAGCGCCTGGTGTTGTAATTGAAGATGGATCATATATACCTGTTGCTACTAATATTTATCTCAATAAAAAAACAAAACAGCCATAA
- a CDS encoding 2Fe-2S iron-sulfur cluster-binding protein — protein MIIHFTEINYPPIVLEKHSPLAEHLTVQNSPVFFGCRTGICGTCLVVIKGDIPPPSEEEKELLEVIAPNNESARLACQIDLTNDIEITSYMEEE, from the coding sequence ATGATAATTCATTTTACAGAGATAAATTATCCACCTATTGTTTTAGAAAAACACTCTCCGCTTGCGGAACATTTGACGGTGCAAAATTCGCCTGTATTCTTTGGATGTCGCACCGGAATTTGTGGGACTTGTCTTGTAGTTATTAAGGGTGATATTCCGCCTCCTAGTGAAGAAGAAAAGGAGTTATTAGAAGTTATTGCACCTAATAATGAATCAGCGCGTCTTGCTTGTCAAATTGATTTAACAAACGATATTGAAATTACCTCTTATATGGAGGAAGAGTGA
- a CDS encoding NAD-binding protein, producing MYSTLEQKYRRIQKELIAGAIALGFVFIIGTLWYRLVEGWHWSDAVYMTVITLATVGYGEINPLGDRGRIFTITLIMMGVISIGYIVNRFTEALIQGYFQEGRRLRQHRRIVDSLDKHYIICGFGRTGRQIALEFQAESIPFVAIDFESHQIQEAQELGYIAVQGDATLDETLIKVGIERALCLVAALPSDAENLYTLLSAKTLNPEIRAIARASTEEALKKLQRAGADAVVSPYITGGRRMAAAALRPQVMDFVDGILTGTDRAFYMEEYLINSQTCPVVGRTLREARLRSQSGALVLAIRRADGTLIGGPTGETELLHGDLLICMGTAEQLRQLNQILEPMRPNLPRPPKSINN from the coding sequence ATGTATTCAACGCTAGAACAAAAATATCGACGCATTCAAAAAGAGCTAATTGCAGGTGCGATCGCTCTAGGTTTTGTTTTCATCATTGGCACGCTGTGGTACAGGTTAGTCGAAGGCTGGCATTGGTCAGATGCCGTTTATATGACGGTGATTACCCTCGCGACGGTGGGTTATGGCGAAATTAATCCTTTAGGCGATCGCGGACGCATTTTTACGATCACTCTAATTATGATGGGAGTGATCAGTATCGGTTACATTGTTAACAGATTTACAGAAGCCTTGATTCAAGGCTATTTTCAAGAAGGTAGACGACTTCGACAACATCGACGCATAGTGGACTCTTTAGATAAACACTACATTATTTGCGGATTTGGACGTACAGGGCGACAGATTGCCCTGGAATTTCAGGCGGAAAGTATTCCGTTTGTGGCGATAGATTTTGAAAGTCACCAGATTCAGGAAGCGCAAGAACTTGGTTATATTGCTGTTCAAGGCGATGCTACTTTAGATGAAACTTTAATTAAAGTGGGAATTGAACGGGCGCTGTGTTTAGTTGCTGCGTTACCTTCTGATGCGGAAAACCTCTACACTTTGCTGTCGGCAAAAACGCTTAATCCTGAGATTCGGGCGATCGCACGGGCGAGTACTGAAGAAGCCTTGAAAAAGCTACAACGCGCTGGAGCAGATGCAGTTGTCTCCCCCTATATTACTGGTGGCAGACGCATGGCTGCTGCGGCACTTAGACCCCAAGTAATGGATTTTGTGGATGGTATCCTGACTGGGACAGACCGCGCTTTCTATATGGAAGAATATTTGATTAACTCACAAACCTGTCCAGTAGTGGGGAGAACACTAAGAGAAGCACGACTGCGATCGCAATCTGGCGCACTGGTTTTAGCGATTCGTCGTGCTGATGGTACGCTGATTGGAGGGCCAACGGGTGAAACGGAATTATTACACGGAGATCTATTAATTTGCATGGGTACTGCCGAGCAATTGCGGCAACTTAATCAGATTTTAGAACCCATGCGCCCAAATTTGCCACGACCACCTAAATCAATTAACAATTAA
- a CDS encoding aspartate aminotransferase family protein → MSIETLVDHPSIPAESAPVISSLFSPEGFDESVMPTYGRFSLALERGQGSKVWDTNGKEYLDFVAGIATCTLGHAHPVMVETVTQQMQKLHHVSNLYYIPVQGELAKWLIEHSCADRVFFCNSGAEANEGAIKLARKYAHTVLGIKQPVILTAHASFHGRTLATITATGQPKYQQNFDPLMPGFHYVPYNDIAAIETAIAQLDAQERQVAAILLEPLQGEGGVRPGDAAYFQQIRKICDEKGILLILDEVQVGMGRTGKFWGYENLGIEPDIFTSAKGLGGGIPIGATLCKQFCNVFQPGDHASTFGGNPFACAVALSVCQTLEKEHLLQNVEQRGEQLRQGLKAIATNYPDHITEVRGWGLINGMELHADTKLTAADIVKACMAEGLLLVPAGAKVVRFVPPLIVTATEVDRALQAINRAMAAVIG, encoded by the coding sequence GTGAGCATAGAAACCTTAGTCGATCATCCCTCCATCCCAGCCGAATCAGCACCAGTCATCTCTAGCTTATTTAGTCCAGAAGGCTTTGATGAGTCTGTGATGCCTACATACGGGCGTTTTTCCTTAGCTTTAGAACGGGGACAAGGAAGCAAAGTTTGGGATACTAACGGGAAAGAATACCTAGATTTTGTTGCTGGAATTGCTACTTGTACATTAGGACACGCCCATCCTGTAATGGTAGAAACAGTAACCCAGCAAATGCAAAAGCTGCATCATGTTTCTAACTTGTATTACATCCCAGTACAAGGAGAGTTGGCAAAATGGCTAATTGAGCATTCCTGTGCTGATCGGGTATTTTTCTGCAACTCTGGTGCCGAAGCCAATGAAGGAGCGATTAAATTAGCTCGCAAATATGCCCACACAGTCTTAGGAATTAAGCAACCAGTAATTTTAACTGCTCATGCTAGTTTTCACGGACGGACACTAGCAACGATTACCGCTACTGGTCAACCGAAGTATCAGCAAAACTTCGATCCCTTAATGCCTGGTTTCCACTATGTACCTTACAACGATATTGCCGCAATAGAAACAGCGATCGCACAACTCGATGCTCAAGAGCGTCAAGTAGCTGCAATTCTCCTAGAACCTCTACAGGGAGAAGGTGGTGTGCGTCCTGGAGATGCTGCTTACTTCCAACAGATTCGGAAGATTTGCGACGAAAAAGGGATTTTATTAATCTTAGATGAAGTGCAAGTCGGCATGGGTCGGACTGGTAAGTTCTGGGGATATGAAAACCTGGGCATAGAGCCAGATATCTTCACCAGCGCCAAAGGACTAGGCGGTGGCATTCCCATCGGTGCAACTTTATGTAAGCAATTCTGTAACGTCTTCCAACCAGGAGATCACGCCAGCACATTTGGTGGAAATCCCTTTGCTTGCGCTGTCGCACTTTCTGTTTGCCAAACCTTAGAAAAAGAACACCTGCTGCAAAATGTTGAGCAACGAGGTGAACAATTAAGACAAGGGTTAAAAGCGATCGCAACTAACTACCCCGATCATATTACCGAAGTGCGGGGCTGGGGCTTAATCAACGGTATGGAACTCCATGCCGATACAAAGCTAACTGCTGCTGATATAGTTAAAGCGTGCATGGCAGAAGGTTTGTTATTAGTCCCTGCTGGTGCAAAAGTAGTTCGTTTTGTGCCACCACTAATTGTCACCGCTACAGAAGTAGATCGAGCCTTGCAAGCAATCAACAGAGCAATGGCTGCTGTTATTGGTTAG
- a CDS encoding glycogen debranching protein gives MTTIWVNEQLDPSGLLYSCIACCNEDMAKDCHESFQQNLTDSQKQSGWVARLRTVTSWDEVPVNALKLD, from the coding sequence ATGACAACAATTTGGGTAAACGAACAACTCGATCCATCTGGTCTATTATATTCTTGTATTGCTTGTTGTAATGAAGACATGGCAAAAGATTGTCATGAATCTTTTCAACAAAATTTAACAGATTCCCAAAAACAATCCGGTTGGGTAGCGCGTTTAAGAACTGTCACTTCTTGGGATGAAGTTCCTGTAAATGCTTTGAAACTCGACTAA
- a CDS encoding sterol desaturase family protein codes for MGVFLAFVFLLTLTFTNKHQLTKLIHKSREDWILDTVGLGFQGIIIPLLQITVVYQIYNYLLPNYHQSWNLPPVIAFLLSFVLVDYLYYWNHRLLHSRWLWRLHLVHHTVTEMQVLGTSRNTLWTSFFIIYLWVHALFIYLLQDPSWYIAGVTVTCALDLWRHSAIAPTPNSLLYRLISNWLILPQDHAWHHARGVIACNYGANFKFWDQLHGTYYECDRIPDLLGIKTHLTLAQKLFFPF; via the coding sequence ATGGGAGTATTTTTAGCTTTTGTATTTTTATTAACGCTAACATTCACCAATAAACATCAACTTACAAAGCTCATCCACAAAAGCCGAGAAGATTGGATACTGGATACTGTTGGCTTAGGCTTTCAAGGAATAATCATTCCCCTACTACAAATTACCGTTGTTTATCAAATTTACAACTATTTATTACCTAATTATCATCAAAGCTGGAATTTACCCCCCGTAATCGCATTTTTACTCAGCTTTGTATTAGTAGATTACCTGTATTACTGGAATCATCGACTGCTGCATAGTCGCTGGTTGTGGCGACTACATTTAGTACATCACACTGTAACAGAAATGCAAGTATTGGGAACTTCTCGCAATACTTTATGGACAAGCTTCTTTATTATTTATCTCTGGGTTCACGCGCTGTTTATTTATCTATTACAAGATCCCAGTTGGTACATTGCGGGTGTAACTGTTACTTGTGCTTTGGATTTGTGGCGACATAGCGCGATCGCACCTACACCAAATTCGTTACTATACCGTTTAATATCCAACTGGCTGATTTTACCCCAAGACCACGCATGGCATCATGCTAGGGGTGTAATTGCTTGCAATTATGGCGCAAATTTTAAGTTCTGGGATCAGCTACATGGTACTTATTATGAGTGCGATCGCATACCTGATTTACTAGGTATTAAAACTCATCTTACTCTGGCTCAAAAGCTATTTTTTCCCTTCTAA